CATCATGTCGCGCGATCATGATTCCCGGAATAAGTGTGCTCATATCGGGGGCCGCGTGACGGTCGATCAGCGCCCGCAATTCCTCCAGGCGTTCGTTCATGGTCGGCTCCAACTGCATCAAATGAACTTACTGCATAAGCACGGCTGCGCTACAGATTTTGCTATTCATAGGAGAATTGTGCAAGGCTTCACATCGGATGCTTGCGAAAACGCTGAGCATCAAGACACTCGGATGGGCGCCGCCCAACCAAGTGTCTTCCGGCAAGGACTGGCGTTAGCTTGCCGCGGCCAGTGCGACGGCGTCCGGACCCGCAGGGAAGCGAAGTTGACCCGAAAGGTCATTGGCCGCCGCCCACACAGCTTCGGCAACGTCCGTCTCTTTTGTAGTCAGAACGGGCTTGGCGAATGCCGCAAAGATTGGCTCGGCGAAGGACTGGTAGGCCGCGGGGATCAAATCCTCGATGCTCAATTCCGTATTCTGCGAGAAGCGCGTTGTCGGCGCGTAACCAGGCTCAACAAGTTTGACACGAACGTTGAACGGCGCCAGTTCGTGTGCAAGCGAGCCGGTAAAGCCTTCAATGGCCATCTTGCTGGCCGTGTAAGCGGCAGCCAGGGGCATCGCCGCCAGTGTCACGCTCGAGGTTACATTGATCACGACGCCTGAATTCTGCTGGCGGAACAGCGGTACGATGGCTTGCGTCATGGCCATGACCCCGAAAGTATTGGTGTCAAATACCTTGCGGATATAGCTCATCGGAGTCGCCTCGAACGCTCCCACCACGCCGATGCCGGCATTGTTGACGAGAACATCAATGGGGCCGCTCGTTTCGAGTGCCGTCGCAATACTGCTTGGATCGGTGACATCCAGCGCCACAATGCGGAGCCGATCGGAACGAGGCAAAATGTCTTCGCGCAGTGTGCGCATAGTGGCGATAACATTCCAGCCCTGGGCGTGAAAGTGGCGGGCAGTTTCGAGGCCATAGCCCGATGAACAGCCAGTGATCATGACGGTCTTCATGGTATTTCCCTTTGTTCGGTGACGGCGATCTGCATGACCGCCTTGGGACCATCTAAGCACCCGCCCAACTTCGAGTGTTATCGTCATACTCCCACTTAGTTGCACGATCCTACCGCAGTTGGGAGATTTGGCTGTTGAAGGATGCCGCCTGGAGCGTAGCTAATCCGGCTTCCGGTCTGCCACCAGGGATGCGAGATCCAGCTGACCGGATGGTTGCCTACGCAATTTCGCGAGCCAATCTGGAGCGAAGAGTAGGCGCTTTGCAGTCGCCGCGACGTTTTTAGAGTAACCAAAGCGCCTGAGGCGCGAGGCTGAGGAGCGACGCCAAACGCACTTGCAGCTGCCCTTTGACGATCTTTCTGGACGCGGCCATGAACGGGCCAGCCGTTCATGAGCGGAGCGTCCACGACGTGGGACCACCTTCGCCTCAATGGCGTTGGAAGACGGCGCCGCTAACGCGGGATCACTGCCGGGCCCGTGGTTTTGCGGATCACCAAACTTGTGTTCAGAACATAGCGCACGTCGCGGATTGCCTGATTCTGAAGGATGTCCATGAGCAGGTTTAATGCCGCCTTGCCCGCTTCCACCGACCGGTTGGACACGGTGGTCAACGAAGGGTAGGTGGCGGCACCGAGCACGTCGTCGCAACCGACTACTGCGAAATTGGCGGGTACGGCGATTCCCTGGTCAGCGAGTTCAGCCAGCATGCCTTGGGCGGTGAGATCGTCGAAGGCGATCGCGGCGGTCGCTCCGGTGGCAAGGACGCTGGCGGTGATTTTGCGACCGGATTCAAAAGCGGCGAATTCGTTGGAAATAACCGTTACTTCAAGCCCTAATTCCCTGGCCGAGCGCCGCACTGCGCCGCGTCGCTGCTTGTTGGACCATGAGCCATGCGGGCCGCCCACATAGACCAGTTTCCGGTGCCCCAGCTCGGCAAGGTGGGCCACCGCTTCAGCAACGCCGGTAGCGCTATCGATGAGGACGCGCGGTATGCCTTCCACGTCACGGTTGATGAGCACCAAAGGCCGGCGCGCTGCATGTTCGATGATCTGTGCGTCGCTCAGGCGCGAGGAAACCAGCACGAAGCCCTCCACCTGACCGGCGAAGCGGCCGATAAGCTTGTCTTCCTGCTGCGGATTTTCATCGGAATTGCCCAGGAACACGCAATAGTCGGAACGGTCGGCCTCCGATTGCGCGGCCCGGATGAGGGGCGGGAAGAATGGATTGGCGACATCGGGCACGATAAGGGCAATGTTGCCGTGTCGGCCCGTGCTGAGCGCGCGGGCCGTGTGATTGGGTACATAGCCCAATTGCTCAGCCGCCGCGAAGATCTTGCGCACGGTTTCCTGGCTTAGCATCTCCGGCCGGGTAAAGGCGCGAGACACGCTGGACTTGGTAAC
This DNA window, taken from Devosia neptuniae, encodes the following:
- a CDS encoding SDR family oxidoreductase, producing the protein MKTVMITGCSSGYGLETARHFHAQGWNVIATMRTLREDILPRSDRLRIVALDVTDPSSIATALETSGPIDVLVNNAGIGVVGAFEATPMSYIRKVFDTNTFGVMAMTQAIVPLFRQQNSGVVINVTSSVTLAAMPLAAAYTASKMAIEGFTGSLAHELAPFNVRVKLVEPGYAPTTRFSQNTELSIEDLIPAAYQSFAEPIFAAFAKPVLTTKETDVAEAVWAAANDLSGQLRFPAGPDAVALAAAS
- a CDS encoding LacI family DNA-binding transcriptional regulator; translated protein: MTPRQNRPTINQVAAAAGVTKSSVSRAFTRPEMLSQETVRKIFAAAEQLGYVPNHTARALSTGRHGNIALIVPDVANPFFPPLIRAAQSEADRSDYCVFLGNSDENPQQEDKLIGRFAGQVEGFVLVSSRLSDAQIIEHAARRPLVLINRDVEGIPRVLIDSATGVAEAVAHLAELGHRKLVYVGGPHGSWSNKQRRGAVRRSARELGLEVTVISNEFAAFESGRKITASVLATGATAAIAFDDLTAQGMLAELADQGIAVPANFAVVGCDDVLGAATYPSLTTVSNRSVEAGKAALNLLMDILQNQAIRDVRYVLNTSLVIRKTTGPAVIPR